From Virgibacillus ihumii, the proteins below share one genomic window:
- the ehuA gene encoding ectoine/hydroxyectoine ABC transporter ATP-binding protein EhuA: protein MSEPIVRYQDVHKSFGDTEVLKGIDLDIKPAEKVAVIGPSGSGKTTIIRMLMTLEEPTSGDIIVDGTNLWHMEKNGSMVPANEKHLRQVRGDIGMVFQHFNLFPHMSILENCMTAPINVQKVEKQDAKKRSIEMLEKVGLGDKLDSYPDQLSGGQKQRVAMARALVMRPKIMLFDEVTSALDPELVGEVLEVIRGIAQEGEMAMVLVTHEMEFARDIADRILFLDNGVIAEQGPPMEVLENSTNERLQSFLHRFRT, encoded by the coding sequence ATGTCTGAACCTATAGTAAGATACCAGGATGTACACAAATCATTCGGCGATACTGAAGTACTCAAAGGTATCGATTTGGATATAAAACCAGCTGAAAAGGTTGCCGTTATCGGTCCAAGTGGATCTGGTAAAACAACCATTATCCGAATGCTGATGACTCTGGAAGAGCCAACGTCAGGTGACATCATTGTAGACGGTACAAATCTATGGCATATGGAAAAAAACGGATCGATGGTACCTGCCAATGAAAAACACTTACGACAAGTACGCGGTGATATCGGCATGGTTTTTCAGCACTTTAATCTATTTCCGCATATGTCCATTCTTGAAAACTGTATGACCGCACCAATCAACGTACAAAAAGTGGAAAAACAAGATGCCAAGAAGCGTTCGATTGAAATGCTGGAAAAGGTTGGTCTTGGTGACAAGCTCGATAGTTACCCTGACCAGCTTTCGGGCGGACAGAAACAGCGTGTGGCGATGGCCCGGGCACTGGTTATGCGTCCAAAAATCATGCTTTTCGACGAAGTAACTTCCGCATTGGACCCTGAGCTTGTGGGGGAAGTTCTAGAAGTTATCCGTGGCATCGCACAAGAAGGTGAAATGGCAATGGTACTGGTTACCCATGAAATGGAATTCGCCCGTGACATTGCCGACCGCATCCTTTTCCTTGATAATGGCGTTATTGCTGAGCAGGGACCGCCAATGGAGGTA